A single genomic interval of uncultured Sphaerochaeta sp. harbors:
- a CDS encoding FAD-dependent oxidoreductase, with protein sequence MNFEVLIVGGGLSGLSAAALLAKRGVKVAVVDKATHPGGSCGAFRRDDTLFDQGSSMLFGWGEKGFNAHRFLFSCLEEPIDIIQHELLYCIHFDDTKVRFFPNIEQFIEELVPLFPDEEQNLRRFYHDMEKLYTHVIVKNPSYTTPDEVDRKAALKSMRHHPISYIRFLSYLNKSARSLLSKYFSDPRIFNFFDKLTSTYCYTTVAESPAILSSVMFVDNHVGGSYYPAGSTLFLTGKLEKVIEEHGGTMINKSEIVTFDTAQGTITGVNLADGRALTADQIIYSGTVWNLYGKLLPTEATTEKRRTWAKNQVPTYPSVVLYLLVDKEAIDEGTIAVEMLIGNIDALDEAEVTVYIPSVDDKTLCPEDAHVVMAIGPSFADWSLLDEDSYKQRKEEEINRLLTVLEKRWPEIRNHVRHVELATPKTIERYTMKNGGAVAGPKQMLGNHMFKRLHIQTEFSNLFCCGESTVMGTGTPTVTTSGIAAANAVLKQRSLEPFIYDNRRKEYVRLIDPPFTRDLLFAEDSKELRKIRFAARHCLYCEHPSCCEGTDLDVPGIMRRVTVGNLKGAKRLLESATMDTYKILESSCIREEAVEIERVCSYLKTIN encoded by the coding sequence ATGAACTTTGAGGTACTGATAGTTGGGGGTGGCCTCAGTGGATTGAGTGCTGCTGCCTTGCTCGCAAAGCGGGGTGTGAAGGTTGCTGTTGTTGATAAGGCAACCCATCCTGGAGGGAGCTGTGGTGCTTTCCGTCGTGATGATACGCTCTTCGACCAAGGCTCCTCCATGCTTTTTGGTTGGGGAGAGAAGGGCTTCAATGCCCACCGATTTCTTTTTAGCTGCCTGGAAGAACCCATAGATATCATTCAGCATGAGTTGCTTTATTGTATCCATTTTGACGATACCAAGGTGAGGTTCTTCCCCAACATTGAACAGTTCATTGAAGAGCTTGTCCCTCTTTTTCCTGATGAGGAACAGAACCTAAGAAGGTTTTACCATGATATGGAGAAACTCTATACTCATGTGATAGTGAAGAATCCTTCCTATACTACCCCAGACGAAGTGGATAGGAAAGCAGCATTGAAATCGATGCGTCACCATCCAATCTCCTACATCAGGTTTCTTTCGTACTTGAATAAGAGTGCAAGATCATTGCTCTCCAAGTATTTCTCAGATCCAAGGATTTTCAACTTTTTCGACAAGCTCACCAGTACGTACTGCTACACCACGGTAGCAGAGTCCCCTGCAATCCTCTCATCAGTCATGTTTGTCGATAACCATGTCGGGGGTAGTTATTATCCTGCTGGGTCCACACTCTTCCTGACTGGAAAACTGGAGAAGGTCATCGAGGAGCATGGCGGTACGATGATCAATAAATCTGAAATAGTGACATTTGATACTGCTCAGGGAACAATAACCGGGGTGAATCTTGCTGATGGAAGAGCATTGACAGCTGATCAAATTATCTATAGTGGAACTGTATGGAACCTATATGGGAAGTTATTACCTACAGAAGCCACAACTGAAAAGAGAAGAACATGGGCAAAGAACCAAGTGCCCACCTACCCAAGTGTGGTTTTGTATCTTTTGGTAGATAAGGAAGCCATCGATGAAGGGACTATTGCTGTAGAGATGCTGATCGGGAACATTGATGCATTGGATGAAGCGGAAGTGACTGTCTATATCCCGAGTGTGGATGACAAGACCCTCTGCCCGGAGGATGCACACGTGGTGATGGCAATCGGCCCATCGTTTGCCGATTGGTCCCTACTTGATGAAGACTCCTATAAGCAACGGAAAGAAGAGGAGATCAACCGTCTGCTCACCGTCCTGGAAAAGCGTTGGCCAGAGATAAGGAATCATGTAAGGCATGTTGAACTTGCCACTCCCAAGACTATCGAGCGGTACACCATGAAAAATGGGGGAGCGGTGGCCGGTCCAAAACAGATGCTGGGAAACCACATGTTCAAGCGACTCCATATACAAACAGAGTTCTCAAATCTCTTTTGCTGTGGTGAGTCCACAGTCATGGGAACCGGAACACCGACTGTAACAACCAGTGGTATCGCTGCAGCAAATGCTGTACTGAAGCAACGCTCTCTTGAACCTTTCATTTACGATAACAGACGGAAAGAGTATGTGCGACTCATCGACCCTCCCTTTACGAGGGATCTGCTTTTTGCAGAAGACTCAAAAGAGCTACGCAAAATCCGTTTTGCAGCCCGACATTGTCTCTACTGCGAGCATCCATCCTGCTGTGAGGGAACAGACTTGGATGTACCAGGGATTATGCGAAGAGTGACTGTGGGAAACCTGAAGGGTGCAAAGAGACTACTTGAATCAGCAACAATGGACACCTATAAAATCCTTGAGTCTTCCTGTATCAGGGAAGAGGCTGTAGAGATTGAGCGGGTGTGCTCTTATTTGAAAACGATTAATTAG
- the trxB gene encoding thioredoxin-disulfide reductase produces the protein MIEQDVLIIGSGVAGMSAAQYAARAGRSVTLLESIAPGGQTMYIDMIENYPGFDQPISGYEIGMKFHAQAEAFGANLVYATVSSLKKEDEVFTAETVDGETYKARAVIFATGAKHRHLGVEGEEKYNGKGVSYCGTCDGPFFKGKRILVVGGGDTALTDAIYLSKLSEHITLIHRKDRFRAQDHLVDQIERNKNVEIVMQHTVERINGDGEKVTSVLLNDLANDKQYEREFDAVFIFVGMIPQTELLDKSVLDESGYVLTNERMETSIPGLYAVGDVRDTVFRQLVTAASDGAIAAHCSSEYIDELEGNAYR, from the coding sequence ATGATTGAACAAGATGTACTGATCATTGGATCAGGGGTTGCTGGAATGTCCGCAGCCCAATACGCAGCACGTGCTGGTCGCTCAGTTACCCTGTTGGAGTCTATTGCTCCAGGCGGACAGACCATGTACATCGATATGATTGAGAACTATCCCGGTTTTGATCAGCCGATCAGCGGCTATGAAATTGGTATGAAGTTCCATGCCCAAGCAGAGGCTTTTGGCGCAAACCTTGTGTATGCCACGGTCTCCTCACTCAAGAAAGAGGACGAGGTATTTACTGCAGAGACAGTTGACGGGGAAACCTACAAGGCAAGAGCCGTCATCTTTGCTACTGGAGCAAAACACCGACATCTGGGAGTTGAGGGCGAAGAAAAGTACAACGGCAAGGGTGTCTCCTATTGCGGTACTTGTGACGGGCCCTTCTTCAAGGGGAAAAGAATCTTGGTCGTAGGTGGTGGTGATACAGCACTTACAGACGCCATCTATCTTTCCAAGCTCAGTGAACACATCACCCTGATCCACCGTAAGGATCGTTTTAGGGCACAAGATCACCTGGTTGACCAAATTGAGCGTAACAAGAACGTGGAAATTGTCATGCAGCACACCGTCGAGCGCATCAACGGAGATGGAGAGAAAGTCACCTCTGTCCTGCTCAATGACTTGGCAAATGACAAGCAGTATGAACGAGAATTTGATGCTGTCTTCATCTTTGTTGGAATGATTCCTCAGACTGAACTCCTTGACAAATCAGTGCTTGATGAGAGCGGATACGTTCTTACCAACGAGCGGATGGAGACCTCCATCCCTGGTCTGTATGCGGTAGGAGATGTGAGAGACACTGTGTTCAGGCAGTTGGTGACAGCAGCCAGTGATGGAGCCATTGCTGCCCACTGCTCAAGTGAGTATATCGACGAATTGGAGGGAAATGCATACCGCTAG
- a CDS encoding TatD family hydrolase, translating to MIDSHFHLLSIERKGIEVDSLLNTMQEHFMEGIDIGLEADDLTARAKRFAGYPFVYLSGGIGPWGVKEGEMPVESQLETLQKQLDETKAVAIGEIGLDNHWDYGTKTAQEGLLLSQIDIAERRALPVIFHNREADKQFITLLRSRGFSRQGVFHCFQGSEELAKLAIHKGFFLSFAGPLTYKANRAMQELFKQMPPERILLETDSPYLSPNPMRGRVNTPLHMEHIYRFAADLRGIELADLIQQVKTNFQSFLRG from the coding sequence ATGATTGATTCACATTTCCATCTCTTGTCCATCGAGCGAAAAGGCATCGAGGTGGATTCCCTTCTCAACACCATGCAGGAACACTTCATGGAAGGCATCGACATTGGACTCGAAGCTGATGACCTGACTGCGCGGGCTAAGCGCTTTGCGGGCTACCCCTTTGTGTATCTGAGTGGGGGGATAGGACCATGGGGGGTGAAAGAAGGAGAAATGCCGGTGGAGAGTCAGCTGGAAACACTGCAGAAACAGCTCGATGAAACCAAAGCGGTGGCCATTGGTGAGATTGGGTTGGATAATCATTGGGACTATGGGACCAAAACTGCACAGGAAGGGCTGCTCCTCTCACAAATTGACATTGCAGAACGGAGGGCCCTCCCCGTAATCTTCCATAACCGTGAAGCAGACAAGCAGTTCATCACACTGCTAAGAAGCCGTGGCTTCTCCAGACAGGGTGTCTTTCACTGTTTCCAAGGGAGCGAGGAGCTTGCAAAGCTCGCAATCCATAAAGGATTCTTTCTCTCCTTCGCTGGGCCTTTAACCTACAAGGCAAACAGGGCAATGCAAGAACTCTTTAAGCAGATGCCCCCAGAGCGTATTCTTCTGGAGACTGACAGCCCCTATCTCAGCCCGAATCCCATGAGAGGAAGAGTGAATACCCCCTTGCATATGGAGCATATCTACCGATTTGCGGCAGATTTGCGGGGTATTGAGCTAGCTGATCTGATTCAGCAAGTAAAAACCAACTTCCAATCCTTCCTTAGAGGCTGA
- the rpmI gene encoding 50S ribosomal protein L35 translates to MPKMKTRKSAAKRYRVTGTGKVRYKKQGLRHILTKKSSKRKANLRATGILADMEAKRAKSMLPYA, encoded by the coding sequence ATGCCCAAGATGAAAACAAGAAAATCCGCTGCAAAGCGGTACCGTGTGACTGGAACTGGAAAGGTCCGCTATAAAAAGCAGGGTCTTCGCCATATCCTCACCAAGAAGAGCAGCAAGCGCAAGGCCAACCTGCGTGCAACTGGAATCCTAGCAGACATGGAAGCAAAACGAGCTAAATCGATGCTTCCATACGCGTAA
- the rplT gene encoding 50S ribosomal protein L20, whose protein sequence is MPRAVDGTKHKDRRKKILELAKGYYGRRSTNNRVAKDAVAKAGQYAYRGRKERKRDFRKLWIARINAAVHAEGLNYSQFMHGMKLANIEINRKALSNMAIEDKAAFSALVAQVKVALEN, encoded by the coding sequence ATGCCTAGAGCAGTAGACGGAACGAAACACAAAGACAGAAGAAAGAAGATTCTTGAGCTGGCCAAAGGTTATTATGGTCGCAGAAGCACAAACAACCGTGTTGCAAAAGACGCAGTTGCAAAGGCTGGGCAGTATGCCTATCGCGGTCGTAAAGAGCGAAAGCGGGATTTCCGCAAGCTCTGGATTGCAAGAATCAACGCAGCTGTGCACGCTGAGGGTCTCAACTACTCCCAGTTCATGCATGGCATGAAACTTGCCAACATCGAGATCAACAGAAAGGCCCTCTCCAATATGGCTATTGAAGACAAGGCTGCATTCTCTGCTCTCGTTGCACAGGTCAAGGTTGCCTTGGAGAACTAG
- a CDS encoding tetratricopeptide repeat protein: protein MPEQQDPLKHCIFISLPSSMERDIGDFHVDSSIKIPVQLPDGKTKIDATTDISIELIVAGMLKIISFHWEHEHASYYRDFVLAVQPDAPEELTLAAIAQEKKGNYTFAEELFLAVIRLAPQSTSFINLATLYSRMAIQDSEKGEVYDLYQQKMINILHEGLEVVGEEASLYSEIGFFHLYQGNVELAGEYLEQYLELAEDGEKKKHVMNIMKDIKTKLNDDANLMQAYDAIQMNDEEKALELLASYIKDNPKIWNAWFLKGWALRRLSRFQEAEEALVQALAWTKGSSDIYNELALCSIETGKAELAKTYLNTAVDLDDDNITLVSNLAYLHLKDGELDEARKFLEMARGIDPNDPVIIQLMKDYQNQSGEILSSPVVEELVSAEEVITQSKEEHPFSIQGKEETDDIEAAFSLEDEER, encoded by the coding sequence ATGCCAGAACAACAAGATCCTTTGAAGCACTGTATCTTCATCTCCCTCCCCTCCTCGATGGAACGAGACATTGGTGATTTCCATGTCGATAGTTCCATAAAGATTCCGGTTCAACTTCCCGATGGGAAGACCAAGATAGATGCAACGACCGATATATCCATTGAGTTGATTGTTGCCGGAATGTTGAAAATCATCTCTTTCCACTGGGAGCATGAACACGCTTCATATTACCGTGATTTTGTACTTGCAGTCCAACCGGACGCTCCCGAGGAGCTTACCTTAGCTGCAATAGCCCAAGAAAAGAAAGGCAACTACACCTTTGCTGAAGAACTCTTCCTCGCAGTGATCCGACTCGCACCACAAAGTACTTCGTTCATCAACTTGGCCACTCTCTACAGCAGGATGGCTATCCAGGATAGTGAGAAAGGCGAGGTCTATGATCTCTATCAGCAGAAGATGATCAACATCCTGCATGAAGGGCTGGAAGTAGTTGGTGAAGAGGCCTCACTCTATAGCGAAATAGGATTCTTCCACCTTTACCAAGGGAATGTAGAACTCGCTGGGGAATATCTTGAACAATATCTTGAGCTTGCTGAAGATGGCGAGAAAAAAAAGCATGTCATGAACATCATGAAAGACATCAAAACCAAGCTCAATGATGATGCAAACCTCATGCAGGCCTATGATGCAATCCAGATGAATGATGAAGAGAAAGCACTGGAACTTTTGGCATCCTATATCAAGGATAACCCAAAGATCTGGAATGCATGGTTTCTCAAGGGCTGGGCACTTAGACGCCTATCGCGCTTCCAGGAAGCTGAAGAAGCATTGGTACAAGCCCTTGCTTGGACAAAAGGAAGCAGTGACATCTATAATGAACTTGCGCTCTGCAGCATTGAAACGGGGAAAGCAGAACTTGCCAAGACCTACCTCAATACAGCAGTGGACCTCGATGATGATAATATTACACTGGTGAGCAACCTCGCCTACCTCCATCTCAAGGATGGGGAACTTGATGAAGCTCGGAAGTTTCTCGAGATGGCTCGAGGCATCGACCCCAATGATCCCGTGATCATCCAGCTGATGAAGGACTACCAGAACCAGAGTGGAGAGATCCTCTCCTCCCCCGTCGTTGAAGAGCTTGTCAGCGCAGAAGAAGTCATCACACAGAGCAAGGAAGAACACCCCTTCTCCATTCAAGGAAAAGAAGAGACCGACGACATTGAGGCTGCTTTTTCCCTGGAGGATGAGGAGCGATGA
- the tsaB gene encoding tRNA (adenosine(37)-N6)-threonylcarbamoyltransferase complex dimerization subunit type 1 TsaB, whose amino-acid sequence MNVLACDTATAVMHLALVRFEEDKPVFYETSATTLGNKHSELLIPRILELCGRCNIDLKDLDLLVCTSGPGSFTGLRIAMSTLKGISLATGKPLVSIPTLDVYQGCVNIYPGAVLATIDAKKQRFYAALFVDGQRKSEDLDLTAQQIEQLLSGYPSILLTGADASLLAHKLSEPLQEKVLVDTHAGANLALVLAEMGRKQYLEKGSDDVGKGPSYVRKSDAEIALQKIIHSLEVLHD is encoded by the coding sequence ATGAATGTTCTTGCATGTGACACTGCAACAGCAGTTATGCACCTTGCGCTTGTCCGATTTGAAGAAGACAAGCCGGTTTTCTATGAAACCAGTGCAACCACATTGGGGAACAAACATTCCGAGTTGCTGATTCCCAGAATTCTTGAGCTCTGTGGTCGATGCAACATCGATCTAAAAGACCTAGATTTGCTGGTATGTACCAGCGGACCCGGCTCTTTCACTGGGCTCAGAATTGCCATGAGCACCCTCAAAGGAATCTCTCTTGCGACAGGCAAACCCTTGGTTTCCATCCCAACCCTGGATGTCTACCAAGGGTGCGTCAACATATACCCGGGAGCAGTACTTGCAACCATTGATGCGAAAAAGCAGCGCTTCTATGCGGCTCTTTTTGTAGATGGACAACGCAAAAGTGAAGATCTTGATCTCACTGCCCAGCAGATCGAGCAACTGCTCTCAGGATACCCTTCCATCCTCCTTACGGGAGCCGATGCATCTCTCCTTGCCCATAAACTCAGCGAACCCTTACAAGAGAAAGTTCTCGTTGACACCCATGCTGGTGCAAATCTGGCTCTTGTCCTTGCAGAGATGGGAAGGAAGCAGTATCTGGAGAAAGGTAGTGACGACGTGGGAAAAGGACCTTCCTATGTACGTAAAAGTGACGCTGAAATTGCATTACAAAAGATAATCCATTCTTTGGAGGTTTTACATGATTGA
- the infC gene encoding translation initiation factor IF-3: MATKDLRINKQIRAREVFVIDADGNQKGIMSVYDAVAFADEQGLDLVEVSPNARPPVCKILDYGKYRYEQEKRMREAKKNQNIIKMKEIRMQPKIERHDLETKSKFIGDFLDEGNKVKVSIRFRGRELAHTELGKVVLDKILAQLTENGVGYNLDRGAMMEGRMMSMIVSPSKSASGSGKKKN, from the coding sequence TTGGCTACAAAGGATTTGAGGATCAACAAACAGATCCGTGCACGAGAAGTATTCGTCATTGATGCAGATGGCAATCAAAAAGGTATCATGAGCGTCTATGACGCTGTCGCATTTGCAGATGAACAGGGATTGGACTTGGTAGAGGTTTCTCCAAATGCAAGACCACCGGTTTGCAAGATTCTTGATTATGGTAAGTATCGCTATGAGCAAGAAAAGCGCATGAGAGAAGCCAAAAAGAACCAGAACATCATCAAGATGAAGGAAATCCGGATGCAGCCCAAGATCGAAAGACACGATCTTGAGACCAAATCAAAGTTCATCGGTGACTTCCTTGACGAAGGGAACAAGGTCAAGGTAAGCATACGCTTCCGTGGCCGTGAACTTGCCCATACTGAATTGGGTAAGGTTGTCCTGGACAAGATACTTGCCCAGCTCACCGAAAATGGTGTAGGGTACAACCTTGACCGAGGAGCGATGATGGAAGGAAGAATGATGAGCATGATCGTCAGTCCCTCCAAGAGTGCTTCTGGATCGGGCAAGAAAAAGAATTAG
- a CDS encoding class II fructose-bisphosphate aldolase: protein MTSYKELGLVNTKDMFAKAIKGGYAIPAYNFNNMEQLQAIIQACVETKSPVILQVSKGARDYANINLLRNMARGAGEYAKELGCEIPIVLHLDHGDSFETCKECIDNGFSSVMIDGSHLPYEENIAVTKKVVEYAHERGVTVEGELGVLAGIEDDVVAEVSHYTKPEEVVDFVNRTGCDSLAISIGTSHGANKFEPSQCTRNEEGVLIPPPLRFDILEEIERQLPGFPIVLHGSSSVPMQYVNMILQYGGKLKDSVGIPEEQLRKAAKSAVCKINIDSDGRLAMTALIRKTMAEKPGEFDPRKYLGPARDELKKMYMHKNINVLGSANHA, encoded by the coding sequence ATGACATCCTATAAAGAACTTGGTCTGGTAAATACCAAAGACATGTTCGCAAAGGCTATCAAGGGTGGGTATGCAATTCCTGCCTACAATTTCAACAACATGGAACAACTTCAAGCAATTATTCAGGCTTGTGTTGAGACCAAGTCCCCAGTAATTCTTCAGGTTTCCAAAGGCGCTCGAGACTACGCCAATATCAATCTGCTGAGAAACATGGCCCGCGGTGCTGGTGAATATGCCAAGGAACTCGGTTGTGAGATTCCCATCGTTCTGCACCTTGACCACGGCGACAGCTTTGAAACCTGCAAGGAATGTATCGACAATGGTTTCTCCTCTGTCATGATTGATGGTTCCCACCTCCCCTATGAAGAGAACATTGCAGTCACCAAGAAAGTGGTAGAGTATGCACACGAGCGTGGCGTAACGGTTGAAGGTGAACTTGGCGTGCTCGCCGGCATCGAAGATGATGTCGTTGCTGAGGTAAGCCACTACACCAAGCCCGAAGAGGTTGTGGACTTCGTCAACCGCACCGGTTGTGACTCCCTTGCCATCTCCATCGGAACAAGCCACGGCGCAAACAAGTTTGAGCCCAGCCAGTGTACCCGCAACGAGGAAGGAGTGCTTATTCCACCTCCGCTTCGCTTCGACATCCTCGAAGAAATTGAGAGACAGCTCCCAGGCTTCCCCATTGTCCTCCATGGTTCTTCCTCTGTTCCCATGCAGTATGTAAACATGATCCTGCAGTACGGTGGAAAGCTCAAGGACAGCGTTGGTATTCCTGAGGAACAGCTTCGCAAGGCAGCAAAGAGTGCTGTATGCAAGATTAACATCGACAGTGATGGAAGACTTGCAATGACTGCTCTTATTCGCAAGACCATGGCAGAGAAACCCGGAGAGTTCGATCCCCGTAAGTATCTCGGACCTGCTCGCGATGAGCTGAAGAAGATGTACATGCACAAGAACATCAACGTGCTTGGTTCTGCCAATCACGCGTAA
- the tsaE gene encoding tRNA (adenosine(37)-N6)-threonylcarbamoyltransferase complex ATPase subunit type 1 TsaE, protein MTVTTHSEEETRNLGKSIAKQCKPGTVISLRGSLGSGKTVFAKGLAEGLGIGESIVSPTFTLIQEYEGSLPLYHMDLYRIEGIEEFEMIGGEELLYGKGVTLIEWSEKVEELLPDSTIFVHIRIMPNQERMITLEGVQL, encoded by the coding sequence ATGACCGTCACCACCCACAGTGAAGAGGAGACAAGGAACCTTGGCAAAAGCATAGCAAAGCAATGTAAGCCAGGTACAGTTATCTCCTTACGCGGTAGTCTCGGATCAGGGAAAACCGTATTTGCGAAGGGTCTTGCCGAAGGATTGGGAATTGGGGAGTCCATTGTCAGTCCAACCTTCACGCTCATCCAAGAGTATGAAGGATCACTTCCACTCTACCATATGGATCTCTACCGAATCGAAGGCATTGAAGAGTTTGAGATGATTGGAGGAGAGGAACTACTCTATGGAAAGGGAGTCACCCTTATAGAGTGGAGTGAAAAGGTTGAGGAGCTGCTTCCCGATTCAACAATTTTTGTGCATATTAGAATTATGCCTAATCAAGAAAGAATGATCACCCTCGAAGGGGTCCAGCTATGA
- a CDS encoding flavodoxin codes for MNTIAVVFYSLEGHTKYLAEQLSERLGADLFQIHPKRKYPTKGFLKFYRAGRDASLKWNVALQPPVPELESYGLVLLCTPIWAETTSAPMYSFLKQTDLTAKRVFFIATCSGGPAKRCFQRMRKTAKGASILGEERFVHPSEETSARDEAQIASICNIVHEHSKAF; via the coding sequence ATGAATACCATTGCAGTTGTTTTCTATTCACTGGAAGGTCATACAAAGTATTTGGCAGAGCAGCTTTCCGAGAGATTGGGTGCTGATCTTTTCCAGATTCATCCAAAAAGAAAATATCCTACTAAAGGATTCCTTAAGTTTTATCGAGCAGGAAGAGATGCCAGCCTCAAATGGAATGTTGCATTACAACCTCCGGTTCCTGAGCTTGAGAGCTACGGTCTGGTTTTGCTCTGTACACCTATCTGGGCAGAGACCACCAGCGCCCCCATGTACTCCTTTCTCAAGCAGACAGATCTCACTGCCAAGAGAGTGTTTTTCATTGCCACTTGTAGCGGAGGGCCAGCCAAGCGATGCTTCCAAAGAATGCGAAAAACCGCTAAAGGCGCATCTATCCTGGGTGAAGAACGATTTGTACATCCAAGTGAAGAAACCTCCGCGCGTGATGAAGCGCAGATTGCGTCAATCTGCAATATAGTTCATGAGCATAGCAAAGCCTTTTAA
- a CDS encoding acyltransferase domain-containing protein, which produces MDRNVFGLHADQLQAIEDYLQQVSLGSEHAQLVADLSTSISNRYTSKTATILNDVLQSFGALYPLALILEVEDTVKSVYADAGIDDAVRDATLRDVRLWVDQYASQHNGAIGLDRVFWISRHLCANILRLGRLQFEPKTFGYPYQIFKDSNDDTMIIVAGGGLSCDRDGYLIDDQNAAFYTSFQDETSQISGHLVNTTLGTIDRQTTQLPLQRFGLVTDSETLVLHLHIPSGSPLTPSSVDESLSMAKIYFPSISFVVCSSWLLDPALELVANQESNTRAFMHRFRKFPVMHGVPQIYERVFGFGLGETEVLAYNATSSLQRRVQQALISGIKFHTMGGYLTNLSN; this is translated from the coding sequence ATGGACAGAAATGTTTTTGGATTACACGCAGATCAGCTCCAGGCTATTGAGGATTATCTGCAACAGGTTTCGCTAGGTAGTGAACATGCTCAGCTGGTTGCTGACCTCTCTACCTCTATATCAAACAGGTATACCAGTAAGACTGCAACCATCTTAAACGATGTACTTCAGAGCTTTGGCGCACTCTATCCACTTGCACTTATTCTTGAGGTAGAAGATACGGTCAAATCAGTATATGCCGATGCTGGAATAGACGACGCTGTCAGGGATGCAACTTTGCGTGACGTTCGTCTTTGGGTAGACCAGTACGCATCCCAACATAATGGAGCTATTGGATTAGACCGGGTATTCTGGATCAGCAGGCATCTTTGTGCAAATATCCTCCGCCTGGGTCGGTTACAGTTTGAGCCTAAGACATTTGGTTATCCCTATCAGATCTTCAAAGACTCAAATGATGATACGATGATTATCGTTGCGGGCGGAGGACTCTCCTGTGACAGGGATGGATATCTTATAGATGATCAGAATGCAGCGTTTTATACCTCATTCCAGGATGAAACCAGTCAGATATCCGGTCACTTGGTTAATACCACACTAGGCACGATTGATAGACAAACTACACAACTACCTTTACAAAGGTTTGGTCTCGTAACAGATAGTGAGACATTAGTACTACATCTACACATACCCTCCGGCAGTCCTCTCACCCCGTCATCTGTTGACGAATCACTATCAATGGCAAAGATATATTTTCCATCAATTTCCTTTGTTGTTTGTTCCTCTTGGCTCCTTGACCCTGCCTTGGAATTGGTGGCAAACCAAGAGAGCAACACCAGAGCGTTCATGCATCGATTCAGGAAATTCCCCGTAATGCATGGCGTGCCTCAGATCTATGAGCGAGTCTTTGGTTTTGGTCTTGGCGAAACTGAGGTGCTTGCATACAACGCAACCTCAAGTCTACAGAGGCGAGTGCAACAAGCACTTATCAGTGGTATAAAATTTCATACCATGGGTGGATATTTAACAAATCTCTCTAATTAA